In Idiomarina sp. PL1-037, a single genomic region encodes these proteins:
- the fis gene encoding DNA-binding transcriptional regulator Fis — protein MFDQNPSRENVSPLTTIGNNAQPKPLRDSVKQALNSFLRQLDGQDPEELYELVLSEVEAPLLEEVMTYTRGNQTRAATMLGINRGTLRKKLKKYGMN, from the coding sequence ATGTTTGATCAAAACCCTAGTCGTGAGAACGTATCTCCCCTAACCACTATCGGCAATAACGCACAGCCAAAGCCACTGCGTGATTCCGTAAAACAAGCATTGAACAGTTTTCTGCGTCAGCTTGATGGTCAGGATCCTGAAGAACTTTACGAGTTAGTGCTATCTGAAGTAGAAGCACCGTTACTTGAAGAAGTCATGACTTACACCCGGGGTAATCAAACCCGCGCCGCAACCATGTTAGGCATTAACCGCGGCACTTTACGCAAGAAGCTGAAAAAATACGGCATGAATTAA
- a CDS encoding DUF3016 domain-containing protein, with translation MRVQGIMGTALLAFSFTALAGTAEVSWKDVDSYTDIRPADGSRDRYQKKVMDQLAEHFQWLAAKLPEDQKLEITVTDVDLTGRVEPTFGRSSSNYVRIVREIDFPRMEFDYRLVDKSGDAIKEGQAHVKNMGFNYDSLASRMRRDDLYFEKQMLTQWFEENFVNQPGE, from the coding sequence ATGCGTGTTCAAGGTATAATGGGAACGGCTTTATTAGCCTTTAGCTTTACAGCATTAGCTGGTACGGCTGAGGTTTCCTGGAAAGATGTTGATAGTTACACCGATATTCGACCGGCGGATGGCTCACGTGACCGTTACCAGAAAAAGGTCATGGATCAGCTGGCTGAGCATTTTCAGTGGTTGGCGGCAAAGCTTCCTGAAGATCAGAAACTGGAAATTACCGTAACGGACGTCGATTTAACTGGCCGGGTTGAACCTACATTTGGACGCTCGAGTTCAAATTACGTGCGCATTGTTCGGGAAATTGATTTCCCGCGAATGGAGTTTGATTATCGCTTAGTCGATAAATCGGGCGACGCTATAAAGGAAGGCCAGGCTCACGTAAAAAATATGGGGTTTAACTACGACAGCCTGGCATCACGAATGAGACGGGATGACTTATATTTTGAAAAGCAGATGCTGACTCAGTGGTTCGAAGAAAACTTTGTTAACCAGCCTGGCGAATAG
- the cutA gene encoding divalent-cation tolerance protein CutA gives MTQQPQLILCTTDSQDSAKQLARSLLEKKLVACVNIVPNITSMYSWQDELHEDQEWLLLIKSTAERFSDIKSTISAIHPYDSPELISINIEDGLPDYLTWIQDSVK, from the coding sequence ATGACTCAGCAACCACAATTAATTTTATGTACCACAGACAGTCAGGACTCGGCTAAACAACTGGCTCGTTCTTTGCTCGAAAAAAAACTCGTGGCCTGCGTCAATATAGTGCCGAATATAACCTCCATGTATTCGTGGCAGGACGAATTGCATGAAGACCAGGAATGGCTTTTGCTGATAAAATCGACTGCGGAACGTTTCAGTGACATAAAAAGTACCATCAGTGCGATTCACCCTTACGATTCCCCAGAATTAATAAGCATCAATATTGAAGATGGCTTACCCGATTATCTGACGTGGATACAGGACTCAGTTAAATGA
- the groL gene encoding chaperonin GroEL (60 kDa chaperone family; promotes refolding of misfolded polypeptides especially under stressful conditions; forms two stacked rings of heptamers to form a barrel-shaped 14mer; ends can be capped by GroES; misfolded proteins enter the barrel where they are refolded when GroES binds), which produces MAAKEVKFGNTARQQMLKGVNILADSVKVTLGPKGRNVVLDKSFGSPVITKDGVSVAKEIELEDKFENMGAQMVKEVASKANDEAGDGTTTATVLAQAIVNEGLKSVAAGMNPMDLKRGIDKAVIAAVEELKKISQPCADSKAIAQVATISANADHTIGEIIAQAMDKVGQEGVITVEEGQALTDELDVVEGMQFDRGYLSPYFINNQESGSVELDNPFILLIDKKISNIRELLPVLEGVSKAGKPLLIIAEDVEGEALATLVVNNMRGIVKVAAVKAPGFGDRRKAMLQDIAVLTGGTVVSEEIGMELEKTQLEDLGTAKRVVITKDNTTVVDGNGDDTAIDGRVNQIKQQMEDTTSDYDREKLQERLAKLAGGVAVIKVGAATEMEMKEKKARVEDALHATRAAVEEGVVPGGGVALVRAASQLAELRGDNEEQNVGIRLALRAMEAPLRQIAMNAGAEGSVVANNVRGGEGNYGYNAGNDTYGDMLEMGILDPTKVTRSALQFAASVGALMITTEAMIADIPQDDNAGGMPGGDMGGMGGMGGMM; this is translated from the coding sequence ATGGCAGCTAAAGAAGTCAAGTTTGGTAACACAGCGCGTCAACAAATGCTGAAAGGCGTTAATATTCTTGCTGATTCAGTAAAAGTGACTCTGGGTCCAAAAGGTCGCAACGTTGTATTAGACAAATCATTCGGTTCGCCAGTTATTACTAAAGACGGTGTTTCTGTTGCGAAAGAAATCGAGCTGGAAGACAAGTTCGAGAACATGGGCGCGCAGATGGTTAAAGAAGTCGCGTCTAAAGCAAATGACGAAGCAGGTGACGGTACAACAACTGCAACCGTTCTGGCTCAAGCTATTGTTAACGAAGGCTTGAAGTCAGTCGCCGCAGGCATGAACCCAATGGATCTTAAACGCGGTATCGACAAAGCGGTTATCGCTGCAGTTGAAGAGCTGAAGAAAATTTCTCAGCCTTGTGCCGACAGCAAAGCAATCGCTCAGGTAGCGACTATTTCTGCAAACGCTGATCACACTATTGGTGAAATCATTGCTCAGGCTATGGACAAAGTAGGTCAGGAAGGTGTTATCACCGTTGAAGAAGGTCAGGCACTGACTGACGAGCTGGACGTTGTTGAAGGTATGCAGTTCGACCGTGGTTACTTGTCTCCTTACTTCATTAACAATCAGGAAAGCGGTTCGGTTGAATTAGACAACCCGTTCATTCTTCTGATTGATAAGAAAATCTCTAATATCCGCGAGTTACTGCCGGTATTAGAAGGTGTGTCTAAAGCCGGTAAACCTCTGCTGATCATTGCTGAAGACGTTGAAGGCGAAGCGCTGGCAACTCTGGTTGTGAACAACATGCGTGGCATCGTTAAAGTTGCAGCGGTTAAAGCACCAGGCTTTGGTGACCGTCGTAAAGCGATGCTGCAGGACATTGCTGTTCTGACTGGCGGTACTGTGGTCTCTGAAGAAATTGGTATGGAGCTGGAAAAAACTCAGCTGGAAGACTTAGGTACAGCGAAGCGCGTTGTGATTACTAAAGACAATACTACTGTTGTTGACGGTAATGGCGACGATACCGCTATCGACGGTCGCGTTAACCAAATCAAGCAGCAGATGGAAGACACGACGTCTGACTACGACCGTGAAAAACTGCAAGAGCGTCTGGCTAAGTTAGCTGGCGGTGTTGCGGTAATTAAAGTCGGCGCTGCTACTGAAATGGAAATGAAAGAGAAAAAAGCACGCGTGGAAGATGCGTTGCATGCAACTCGTGCAGCTGTTGAAGAAGGCGTGGTGCCTGGTGGTGGTGTTGCTCTGGTTCGCGCGGCAAGCCAACTGGCAGAACTGCGTGGTGATAACGAAGAGCAGAACGTTGGTATTCGTTTAGCCCTGCGTGCGATGGAAGCACCGTTGCGTCAAATCGCAATGAACGCTGGCGCTGAAGGGTCAGTGGTTGCTAACAATGTTCGTGGTGGCGAAGGTAACTATGGTTACAACGCTGGTAACGACACCTACGGCGATATGCTGGAAATGGGTATTCTGGATCCAACCAAAGTCACCCGTTCGGCGCTTCAGTTCGCCGCATCTGTTGGCGCACTGATGATCACGACCGAAGCAATGATTGCTGATATTCCACAAGATGACAACGCAGGCGGTATGCCTGGCGGCGACATGGGTGGAATGGGCGGCATGGGCGGCATGATGTAA
- the prmA gene encoding 50S ribosomal protein L11 methyltransferase codes for MPWIQLTLSCSEEHAPQVGDMLMANGAQAVTYRDGADTPIFEPRPGDVILWEHTLATGLFDADADIKATIANLKQSNIFGSDLQYKVDALEDKDWEREWMDNFHPIQFGENLWICPSWREIPKPEAVNILLDPGMAFGTGTHPTTAMCLRWIDANPPTGKTVVDFGCGSGILGIAALLFDAEHVVGIDIDQQALIATKDNAKRNKVGDKFSLYLPSQQPETQVDLVLANVLAGPLRELADTILAFVAPGGQLVLSGILERQIEGVIEAYQPHIQFDTPTIDGDWAMLSGTRIA; via the coding sequence ATGCCCTGGATACAACTCACACTTTCCTGTAGTGAAGAGCATGCGCCCCAAGTAGGTGACATGCTCATGGCAAACGGCGCTCAGGCGGTAACTTACCGCGACGGCGCCGACACGCCCATTTTTGAGCCTCGCCCCGGCGACGTTATATTGTGGGAACACACTCTGGCCACCGGCTTATTTGATGCCGACGCGGACATCAAAGCCACTATTGCTAACCTGAAACAGTCCAACATTTTCGGCAGCGACTTGCAGTACAAAGTCGATGCACTGGAAGACAAAGACTGGGAACGCGAATGGATGGATAACTTTCATCCGATTCAGTTTGGCGAGAACTTATGGATTTGCCCCAGCTGGCGGGAGATACCAAAACCTGAAGCGGTTAATATTTTGCTCGACCCCGGCATGGCTTTTGGTACCGGAACACACCCAACAACCGCTATGTGTCTGCGCTGGATAGACGCCAACCCACCAACCGGAAAAACCGTGGTGGATTTCGGTTGTGGTTCAGGGATATTAGGCATTGCCGCGTTATTGTTTGACGCTGAGCACGTTGTTGGCATTGATATTGACCAACAAGCGCTGATTGCGACGAAAGATAACGCTAAGCGTAATAAGGTGGGGGATAAATTTAGCCTTTATCTGCCCAGCCAGCAACCTGAAACGCAGGTTGACCTGGTGCTAGCCAATGTCCTTGCCGGCCCTTTACGAGAACTCGCTGATACCATACTGGCTTTTGTCGCCCCCGGAGGACAACTGGTTTTATCCGGTATACTGGAACGGCAAATAGAGGGGGTTATTGAGGCTTACCAACCGCACATTCAATTCGATACCCCGACTATAGACGGCGACTGGGCAATGCTCAGTGGCACTCGTATTGCTTAA
- the dusB gene encoding tRNA dihydrouridine synthase DusB, producing the protein MRIGPYQLDNQVILAPMAGVTDQPFRQLCYSTGAGLTVSEMLSSNPKVWQTDKSRQRMDHSGELGIRAVQIAGSEPALMAEAARVNVSMGAQIIDINMGCPAKKVNKKMAGSALMQHPELVEKILTAVVAAVDVPVTLKTRTGWDPEHRNGIDIAQLAERCGIQSLAIHGRTRACMYKGIAEYDTIKAIKSAVSIPVVANGDIRTPLQAQQVLKHTGADAIMIGRGAQGNPWLFREIAHFLETGQELSPPSLTEVAETVIHHVGKLHEFYGSYQGVRIARKHVGWYLKEKASNDEFRQTFNRLEDASKQLKALEDYFVTVEKR; encoded by the coding sequence ATGCGGATTGGTCCATATCAACTCGACAATCAGGTCATATTAGCTCCCATGGCTGGAGTTACTGATCAGCCGTTCCGTCAGCTGTGTTACAGCACGGGGGCTGGGCTTACAGTATCAGAGATGCTGTCCAGTAACCCCAAAGTATGGCAGACCGATAAATCCAGGCAACGCATGGATCATTCGGGAGAGCTAGGCATTCGTGCTGTGCAGATAGCGGGCTCCGAACCGGCGTTAATGGCTGAGGCTGCGCGCGTGAATGTGAGCATGGGTGCGCAGATTATTGACATTAATATGGGCTGCCCGGCGAAAAAGGTAAACAAGAAAATGGCTGGCTCGGCGCTTATGCAGCACCCCGAGTTAGTAGAAAAGATATTAACAGCTGTGGTTGCAGCTGTTGACGTTCCGGTAACGCTGAAAACCAGAACTGGTTGGGATCCTGAACACAGAAACGGTATTGATATAGCGCAGCTGGCAGAACGTTGCGGTATTCAGTCTCTTGCCATTCATGGTCGTACTCGTGCCTGTATGTACAAAGGCATTGCCGAATACGACACCATAAAGGCAATTAAGAGCGCCGTTTCTATCCCGGTAGTGGCTAACGGCGATATCCGTACACCATTGCAGGCTCAACAGGTTTTAAAGCACACCGGGGCCGACGCCATTATGATTGGTCGCGGCGCGCAGGGTAACCCCTGGCTGTTTCGGGAAATTGCTCATTTTCTTGAAACAGGACAGGAGCTAAGCCCGCCGTCCTTAACCGAAGTGGCTGAGACCGTTATTCATCACGTTGGCAAACTGCACGAATTTTACGGCAGTTACCAGGGTGTCAGAATCGCCCGGAAACACGTTGGTTGGTATTTAAAAGAAAAAGCCAGCAATGATGAATTCAGGCAAACATTTAATCGTCTTGAGGATGCCAGCAAGCAACTTAAGGCACTTGAAGATTATTTTGTCACTGTAGAGAAGAGATAA
- a CDS encoding co-chaperone GroES translates to MKLRPLHDRVIIKRTEVEAKSAGGIVLTGSAAEKSTRGEIVAVGKGRILDNGEVRALDVKAGDKVLFNEGYGVKTEKIDGEEYLIMSESDILAVEE, encoded by the coding sequence ATGAAACTTCGTCCTTTACACGATCGAGTCATTATTAAACGCACCGAAGTCGAAGCAAAATCGGCTGGCGGAATTGTTCTGACTGGTTCTGCGGCAGAAAAATCTACTCGCGGCGAAATCGTAGCAGTAGGCAAAGGCCGCATTCTGGATAACGGTGAGGTACGTGCACTAGATGTAAAAGCTGGTGACAAAGTGCTGTTCAATGAAGGTTACGGTGTTAAAACCGAGAAAATTGACGGTGAAGAGTACTTAATCATGAGCGAAAGCGACATTCTGGCTGTTGAAGAATAA
- the accB gene encoding acetyl-CoA carboxylase biotin carboxyl carrier protein, whose amino-acid sequence MDIRKIKKLIELVEESGVAELEITEGEESVRINRYSAQPAPMQYAPQPQQAPQQAPQSAPANQPAAEPASEEISGHVVRSPMVGTFYEAPSPDAKPFVTVGSRVNAGETLCIIEAMKMMNQIEADKSGVVKQILVDNEEPVEFDQPLFIIE is encoded by the coding sequence ATGGATATCCGAAAAATTAAGAAACTGATCGAGCTCGTTGAAGAATCTGGCGTAGCAGAACTGGAAATTACTGAGGGCGAAGAGTCAGTTCGGATTAATCGTTACAGTGCGCAGCCTGCACCTATGCAATACGCGCCACAACCGCAGCAAGCGCCTCAACAAGCCCCACAGTCTGCTCCGGCAAACCAACCGGCGGCTGAACCAGCCAGTGAAGAAATTAGCGGCCACGTTGTTCGCTCGCCTATGGTCGGAACCTTCTACGAAGCGCCATCGCCTGATGCAAAACCTTTCGTTACTGTTGGCTCGCGCGTTAATGCCGGCGAAACACTGTGCATTATTGAAGCCATGAAAATGATGAACCAGATTGAAGCAGACAAGTCCGGTGTCGTTAAACAGATTTTAGTAGATAACGAAGAGCCGGTTGAATTTGATCAACCACTGTTTATCATCGAATAA
- a CDS encoding protein-disulfide reductase DsbD yields the protein MIQRFITCLAALTLVFAVVAPAHSVQSNPFQQSNQFLSVDQAFDFDSEVNGNRVTVSWVVAPEYYLYQHRFKVVPENALAAEPELPQGESHSDEFFGESIVYRDYVEWSFTLNPDFSGNTITVQYQGCADAGLCYPPTEKQIKLSSTSETGSGSTTAPPNTDSSLFGIGEQHLIITLLLFFALGIGLAFTPCVFPMYPILSGVVLGNRERNWKNTLWLSFIYVQGMAITYSLLGLVVASAGMQYQAYFQHPVVLIVLAVLFALFALSMFGAYTLQLPISWQSKLQSFSGQQSGGNVVGVFTIGAISGLVASPCTTAPLSGALLFIAQSGDMVSGAAILYALSLGMGVPLILFGLSGGKLLPKAGAWMNVVKQFFGWLLLAVTLFLIERLIPTSISMWLWIFYFILAAVSLAVSISQPLRITTKVITIVLLAAAATTGSYWQVNKAQLEQKSHGLFTVVSNVSDVQQQIAESDRWVMLDLYADWCVACKEFEQYTFSNEQVQAQFQEFKLIQADVTRNNAQDVEVLSRYKVLGLPTILFFDPEGNERPEYRVTGYMNAEDFKKHLEKIVSE from the coding sequence ATGATACAAAGATTCATCACATGTCTCGCAGCCTTAACCCTGGTTTTTGCCGTCGTTGCGCCAGCACATAGTGTGCAGTCGAATCCATTTCAGCAGAGCAATCAGTTTTTGTCGGTAGATCAGGCTTTCGATTTCGACAGCGAAGTTAACGGCAACAGAGTGACTGTCAGTTGGGTTGTCGCTCCCGAGTACTATTTGTATCAACACCGTTTTAAGGTGGTTCCCGAAAATGCGTTAGCAGCAGAACCTGAACTCCCGCAAGGCGAGTCTCACAGCGATGAGTTTTTTGGTGAATCGATTGTGTATCGCGACTACGTTGAGTGGTCTTTTACACTTAATCCGGACTTTTCCGGCAACACCATTACCGTTCAGTATCAGGGCTGTGCAGATGCGGGTTTATGTTACCCGCCCACTGAAAAGCAGATCAAACTCTCCAGTACTAGTGAGACTGGCTCAGGCTCCACCACCGCACCGCCAAACACCGACAGCAGCCTGTTCGGTATAGGTGAACAACATTTAATCATTACATTGTTACTCTTTTTTGCTTTGGGTATTGGTTTAGCTTTTACCCCCTGCGTGTTTCCTATGTACCCCATTTTATCCGGCGTTGTGCTGGGCAACCGTGAACGTAACTGGAAAAACACACTTTGGCTTTCCTTTATATACGTTCAGGGTATGGCCATTACCTATTCTTTATTAGGTCTGGTTGTGGCGTCGGCGGGTATGCAGTATCAGGCTTATTTTCAGCATCCGGTGGTGTTAATTGTTCTGGCTGTATTGTTCGCCCTTTTTGCTTTAAGTATGTTCGGGGCTTATACGCTACAACTTCCTATTAGCTGGCAGTCGAAACTGCAAAGCTTTAGCGGCCAACAAAGCGGTGGCAATGTCGTTGGCGTCTTTACTATCGGCGCTATTTCCGGCCTGGTCGCATCGCCGTGTACCACAGCCCCCTTATCAGGAGCGTTACTCTTTATTGCGCAATCGGGCGATATGGTAAGCGGCGCCGCTATTCTTTACGCATTAAGCCTGGGGATGGGCGTGCCGCTTATTTTATTCGGCTTAAGTGGCGGCAAGCTTCTGCCCAAAGCCGGCGCGTGGATGAACGTGGTTAAGCAGTTCTTCGGTTGGCTGTTATTGGCGGTTACCTTATTCTTAATTGAGCGCCTTATTCCGACCAGTATCAGCATGTGGCTATGGATTTTTTACTTTATTCTTGCCGCCGTATCTCTGGCTGTTTCGATAAGCCAGCCGCTTCGCATCACCACAAAAGTTATCACTATTGTACTTCTGGCAGCGGCGGCTACCACAGGAAGTTACTGGCAGGTGAATAAAGCGCAATTGGAACAAAAAAGTCACGGCCTTTTTACTGTTGTTAGTAATGTAAGCGACGTACAGCAACAAATAGCAGAGAGTGACCGCTGGGTAATGCTAGACCTTTATGCTGACTGGTGCGTGGCCTGCAAAGAATTCGAGCAGTACACCTTTTCAAATGAACAGGTTCAGGCGCAGTTTCAGGAGTTTAAACTCATTCAGGCCGATGTTACCCGCAATAATGCGCAAGACGTAGAAGTTCTGAGTCGCTACAAGGTGCTGGGCCTGCCCACTATTCTGTTCTTTGACCCGGAAGGCAACGAACGCCCTGAATACCGGGTTACTGGTTATATGAACGCTGAAGATTTCAAAAAGCATCTGGAAAAGATAGTTTCCGAGTAA
- the accC gene encoding acetyl-CoA carboxylase biotin carboxylase subunit, translating to MLDKVVIANRGEIALRILRACKELGIKTVAVHSTVDRNLKHVLLADEAICIGKAPANESYLNIPRIISAAEITDAAAIHPGYGFLAENADFAEQVEQSGFIFVGPTPDLIRLMGDKVSAIKAMKKTGVPCVPGSDGPLDDDDERNKKLAKRIGYPIIIKAAGGGGGRGMRVVREESELLSSITMTQNEARAAFGNPVVYMEKFLENPRHVEIQVLADGQGNAIHLGERDCSMQRRHQKVVEEAPAPGITPEMRKFIGERCAKACVELGYRGAGTFEFLYENGEFYFIEMNTRIQVEHPVTEMVTGIDLIKEQLRIAAGRQLSVSQEDVVIRGHAIECRINAEDPDTFTPSPGTITRFHSPGGFGVRWDSHVYADYKVPPNYDSMIGKLITYGENRDIAIARMRNALNELIIEDIKTNIPLQKSIMADENFQHGGTNIHYLEKKLGIGGH from the coding sequence ATGTTAGATAAAGTGGTCATTGCCAACCGTGGCGAAATTGCACTGCGCATACTGCGAGCCTGTAAAGAGCTCGGCATTAAAACAGTGGCAGTTCATTCAACGGTTGATAGAAACCTTAAACACGTTTTACTTGCAGACGAAGCAATTTGCATAGGTAAAGCGCCAGCGAACGAGAGCTACCTGAACATTCCTCGTATTATCAGCGCGGCTGAAATTACGGATGCAGCAGCTATTCACCCGGGTTACGGCTTTCTGGCCGAAAACGCCGATTTTGCTGAGCAAGTTGAGCAGTCTGGCTTCATTTTTGTCGGACCAACACCGGATCTTATCCGTCTTATGGGCGACAAAGTGTCAGCTATAAAAGCAATGAAGAAAACCGGTGTTCCTTGCGTGCCGGGGTCAGATGGCCCCCTGGATGACGACGACGAGCGTAATAAGAAACTTGCCAAGCGCATTGGTTACCCAATTATCATTAAAGCAGCAGGCGGCGGTGGTGGCCGTGGTATGCGGGTTGTACGCGAGGAGAGCGAATTACTCAGCTCTATCACTATGACTCAGAACGAAGCTCGCGCAGCCTTCGGCAACCCTGTTGTTTATATGGAAAAATTCCTTGAAAACCCTCGCCATGTGGAAATTCAGGTTCTGGCCGATGGACAAGGCAATGCCATTCATTTAGGTGAACGTGACTGCTCGATGCAGCGCCGTCACCAGAAAGTGGTTGAAGAGGCACCTGCGCCGGGTATTACCCCTGAGATGCGCAAATTTATTGGTGAACGTTGTGCAAAAGCTTGTGTAGAGCTGGGCTACCGCGGTGCTGGTACATTTGAGTTCTTGTACGAAAATGGCGAATTCTACTTCATAGAAATGAACACCCGTATTCAGGTTGAGCATCCGGTTACGGAAATGGTCACAGGTATCGACTTGATTAAAGAGCAGCTGCGCATTGCAGCCGGTCGTCAGCTTTCGGTCAGCCAGGAAGACGTTGTCATTCGTGGTCATGCAATTGAATGCCGGATTAACGCCGAAGACCCGGACACTTTTACACCTTCGCCGGGCACTATTACCCGTTTCCACTCACCTGGTGGCTTTGGTGTACGTTGGGACTCACACGTTTATGCAGATTACAAAGTACCGCCTAACTATGACTCAATGATAGGTAAGCTGATTACTTATGGCGAAAACCGTGATATTGCTATTGCCCGTATGCGTAATGCCTTAAATGAGTTGATCATCGAAGACATTAAAACCAATATTCCTCTGCAAAAGTCGATTATGGCAGATGAAAACTTCCAGCACGGTGGCACCAATATTCACTACCTTGAGAAAAAACTCGGCATAGGCGGGCATTAA
- the aroQ gene encoding type II 3-dehydroquinate dehydratase, protein MAERFKILVLNGPNLNLLGQREPELYGKQSLDDIADSLGAIAKQHATALDFRQSNAEHQLIDWIQQAAKDSVDYIVINPAAYAHTSVALRDALLAVKIPFIEVHLSNIYRRESFRHHSYLADVADGVICGLGARGYEYALQAALTTLNNTDN, encoded by the coding sequence ATGGCAGAACGTTTTAAAATATTAGTGCTCAATGGCCCGAATCTCAATTTACTGGGGCAGCGTGAACCAGAGCTTTATGGTAAGCAAAGCCTAGATGATATCGCTGATTCGCTGGGGGCCATTGCTAAACAACACGCAACAGCATTAGATTTCCGTCAGTCCAATGCTGAACACCAGTTAATTGACTGGATTCAGCAAGCCGCCAAAGACTCTGTCGATTATATTGTGATTAACCCGGCAGCCTACGCACACACCAGTGTGGCCTTACGCGATGCGTTATTGGCTGTGAAAATCCCTTTCATTGAAGTACACCTTTCTAATATTTATCGCCGTGAGAGCTTCCGCCACCATTCGTATTTAGCGGACGTGGCCGACGGCGTTATCTGCGGGCTTGGCGCCCGTGGTTATGAATACGCTTTACAAGCAGCTTTAACTACATTGAACAACACAGATAACTAA